One Channa argus isolate prfri chromosome 15, Channa argus male v1.0, whole genome shotgun sequence DNA segment encodes these proteins:
- the LOC137099423 gene encoding myosin-16-like, whose translation MPGVYKGECGDDVDPMPFLAPSEKERLDAMNKPYDIKRSCWIKDEKEAFIAGEIQSEDGDKVTIKTTKHTTVTARKDDIQQMNPPKFYQARDMADLTFLNEASVLENLRSRYVSMRIYTYSGLFCVTINPYKWLPIYGAKVAQIYKGKKRNEVPPHLFSVSDNAYHDMMMEHENQSMLITGESGAGKTENTKKVIQYFANVGAAGSKASDSKGSLEDQIIQANPVLEAFGNAKTIRNNNSSRFGKFIRIHFGPTAKLAGADIETYLLEKSRVISQQAAERGYHIFYQLLSGRKPELIEALLLNPDPKQYVWVCQGVTVVDNMDDGEELLLTDEAFDVLGFTPEEKMSVYKLTGGVMHFGNMKFKQKPREEQADVDSTEVADKVAHLMAINSGELQKGITRPRVKVGNEFVTKGQNQDQCVYSIGALAKAIYDRMFKWMVTRINKTLDTKMQRQYFIGVLDIAGFEIFELNSFEQLCINFTNEKLQQFFNHHMFVLEQEEYKKEGIDWVFIDFGLDLQACIDLLEKPMGIFSILEEQCVFPKATDTTFKTALYDNHLGKSSNFLKPKGGKKGPEVHFELVHYAGTVGYNIAGWLEKNKDPLNETVVGLFQKSSMHLLALLFKEDEGAAGTKKQKKGSSFQTVSNFYREQLNKLMSTLRSTAPHFVRCIVPNEFKKSGVTDNFLILHQLACNGVLEGIRICRKGFPNRLQYPEFKQRYYILNPSIIPKGFVDNKKASELILSSVGLDSMEYRIGHTKVFFRAGVLAKLEDMRDERLAKIITMLQAQLRGTLMRIEFKKMVDRRIALIAIQRNVRKFLQLRFWGWWKLYTKVKPLLMVARQEEIFKAKEEELRMAVEKVKELVGKIKDLEEKMVTLSQEKNDLALALAAEQDTLDDAEERCTQLMHQKVQLDETVQDLRERLEEEEGNTASLQNQRRQLEGELTELRQDLESLESTLAKTEKEKQGLDFRVRTLTGDLNQREDHIAKLQKEKRALEELQQKTLEDLQTEEDKVNHLTKTNNKLNTQVNELEDSWEQEKRIRAEVEKARRKAEGDLKMTIENLNEMENAKLNLEEVIKKRDIEINNLNAKLEDEQSLSSMLSRKVKEHQGRIEELEEELEAERAMRTKVEKQRVELSRDLEDLSDRLEEAGGATVAQIEQNRKREADLLKLRRELEEAALQSEATAAALRKKHSDAMAELGEQLENLTRLKVKLEKDKQSMKAEIEDLNTSLESAQKAKMNSEAHSHKLEDNLAEANARLAEMERTQAELNAAKMHLTVENNDLSRELEDVQSKLTQVTRIKGSLTLQIDELKRQVDEENKGRNTAVVALANSRHDLSLLKEQLEEESEARGELQRLVSKLNADVTSWRSKYETDAIHRTEELEETKRKLAVRLQEAEEAAEAAQARAASLDKVKQRLQGEVEDLTIDLEKSNAAAAALDKKQRVFDKLAAEWSQKNEELQLELDNSQKESRSYMTELYKLKTAYEESRDQIETIRRENKTLTDEIKELVDQLGEGGRSVHELQKAKKKLEVEKEELQMALEEAEASLEVEEGKLVRVQLELAQVKADIDRRIHEKEEEFEVTRKNHARAVESLQASLEAEAKGRAEALRMKKKMEGDLNEMEIQLEHANRNNAELVKTLKKLQQQIKDLQVQMDEDARQHNELMEKYSLQERRLCLMQAEMEELRGGLEASERARKQIEQELVDITERFSEINMQNQSLTILKRKLEADLSRLSSENEELISEFRAADERAKKAVIDATRLCEELRQEQERSAYLEKIKKNQEQTLRDLTLKLEEAEQQALKAGKRTIQKLETRIKELENELDQEQKRHTETVKNLRKGERRLKELIFQTEEDHKTNQRMQELVEKLQNKLKSYKRQIEDAEEQANSSLSKYRKTVHELDDAEERAEMAEMALNKIRTRNRASTTKGFTSVEIVQVTKPTSGGQDG comes from the exons atgcCGGGTGTTTATAAAGGAGAATGTGGGGATGATGTGGACCCCATGCCATTCCTGGCTCCCTCGGAGAAGGAGCGCTTGGATGCGATGAATAAACCATACGACATCAAGCGCTCGTGCTGGATCAAAGATGAGAAGGAGGCCTTTATTGCTGGGGAGATTCAGTCTGAAGATGGGGACAAAGTCACCATCAAGACCACCAAGCACACT ACGGTAACAGCGAGGAAGGATGACATTCAGCAGATGAACCCTCCTAAGTTCTACCAAGCCAGAGACATGGCCGACCTCACCTTCCTCAATGAGGCCAGCGTCTTGGAAAACCTGCGCAGCCGCTACGTCAGCATGAGGATCTAT acCTATTCTGGCCTCTTCTGCGTGACGATCAACCCGTACAAATGGCTGCCCATCTACGGCGCTAAAGTGGCCCAGATTTATAAGGGCAAGAAACGCAACGAAGTTCCTCCTCACCTCTTCTCCGTCTCTGACAACGCCTACCATGACATGATGATGG AGCACGAGAACCAGTCCATGCTGATCAC CGGAGAATCTGGGGCCGGCAAGACTGAGAACACCAAGAAGGTCATCCAGTACTTTGCCAATGTAGGAGCTGCTGGGAGCAAAGCTTCAGACTCCAAg GGCTCTCTGGAGGACCAGATCATTCAGGCCAACCCAGTGCTGGAGGCATTTGGCAACGCCAAGACCATCAGGAACAACAACTCCTCACGCTTT GGAAAGTTCATTCGCATCCACTTTGGGCCCACAGCTAAGCTGGCTGGTGCCGACATTGAGACCT ATCTACTAGAGAAATCCAGAGTGATTTCCCAGCAGGCCGCTGAGAGAGGTTACCACATCTTTTATCAGCTGCTGTCTGGAAGGAAGCCGGAACTTATAG AGGCTCTGCTGCTGAATCCGGACCCCAAACAGTATGTATGGGTGTGTCAGGGAGTCACTGTGGTGGACAACATGGACGATGGAGAGGAGCTGCTGCTCACCGAT GAAGCCTTTGATGTCTTGGGCTTCACTCCTGAGGAGAAGATGAGCGTGTACAAGCTGACCGGAGGCGTAATGCACTTCGGAAACATGAAGTTCAAACAGAAACCCAGAGAGGAACAAGCTGATGTGGACTCCACTGAGG TGGCTGACAAAGTTGCTCACCTCATGGCTATTAACTCTGGTGAACTGCAGAAGGGAATAACCCGCCCCAGGGTCAAGGTTGGCAATGAGTTTGTGACCAAAG GTCAGAACCAGGACCAGTGTGTGTACTCCATTGGTGCTCTGGCAAAAGCCATCTACGACCGAATGTTCAAGTGGATGGTGACCCGGATCAATAAGACCCTGGACACCAAGATGCAGAGACAATACTTCATAGGAGTGTTGGACATTGCTGGGTTTGAGATCTTTGAG TTAAACAGCTTTGAGCAGTTGTGCATCAACTTCACCAatgagaagctgcagcagtTCTTCAACCACCACATGTTTGTACTGGAGCAGGAAGAGTACAAGAAGGAAGGGATTGACTGGGTCTTCATCGACTTCGGCCTGGACCTGCAGGCCTGTATTGACCTGCTGGAGAAG CCTATGGGGATATTCTCCATCCTAGAGGAGCAGTGTGTGTTTCCAAAGGCGACAGACACAACTTTCAAAACAGCTTTGTATGATAACCATCTGGGCAAGTCCTCCAACTTCCTCAAGCCGAAAGGGGGGAAGAAAGGACCAGAGGTCCACTTCGAACTGGTGCACTATGCTGGCACG GTGGGCTACAACATTGCGGGCTGGCTGGAGAAGAACAAAGACCCTCTGAATGAGACAGTGGTGGGACTCTTCCAGAAGTCCTCCATGCACCTGCTGGCTCTGCTCTTTAAAGAGGACGAGGGTGCTGCAGGAAccaagaagcagaagaaaggGTCGTCCTTCCAAACGGTTTCCAACTTCTACAGG GAGCAGCTGAATAAGTTGATGAGCACCCTGCGGAGCACAGCTCCCCACTTTGTCCGCTGCATCGTACCCAACGAGTTCAAAAAGTCAG GTGTTACAGATAACTTTCTGATCCTACACCAGTTAGCCTGTAATGGCGTCCTGGAGGGCATCCGCATCTGCAGGAAAGGATTCCCAAACAGACTACAGTACCCAGAGTTCAAACAAAG GTACTATATCCTCAACCCCAGCATCATCCCTAAGGGATTTGTTGACAACAAAAAAGCCTCTGAGCTCATCCTGAGCTCTGTGGGCCTGGACAGTATGGAATACCGCATTGGCCACACCAAG GTGTTCTTCCGTGCTGGTGTCCTGGCAAAGCTAGAGGACATGCGTGACGAGCGGCTGGCAAAGATCATAACTATGTTGCAGGCTCAACTTCGAGGAACTCTAATGAGGATTGAGTTTAAGAAGATGGTGGACAGACG AATTGCACTGATAGCCATTCAGCGAAATGTGAGGAAGTTCCTTCAGTTACGCTTCTGGGGCTGGTGGAAACTCTACACTAAG GTGAAGCCTCTGCTGATGGTTGCCCGTCAGGAGGAGATCTTTAAGGCTAAGGAGGAGGAACTCAGGATGGCAGTAGAGAAGGTCAAGGAGCTGGTGGGAAAGATCAAAGATCTGGAGGAGAAGATGGTCACTCTGTCACAGGAGAAGAATGACCTTGCCCTAGCACTGGCTGCA GAGCAGGACACACTGGATGATGCTGAGGAGCGCTGTACACAGCTAATGCACCAGAAGGTCCAGCTGGACGAGACCGTGCAG GATCTACGTGAACGcctggaggaagaagaaggaaacACAGCCTCCCTCCAAAATCAGAGGAGGCAGCTGGAGGGGGAACTGACCGAGCTGAGGCAGGATTTAGAGTCTCTGGAGTCCACGCTGGCCAAGACTGAGAAGGAGAAACAG GGTCTGGACTTTAGGGTGCGGACTCTGACAGGGGATCTGAACCAGCGAGAAGATCATATTGCCAAGCTGCAGAAGGAAAAGAGAGCCCTGGAGGAACTGCAGCAG aaaactCTGGAGGATCTCCAGACCgaagaagacaaagtgaacCATCTaaccaaaaccaacaacaagCTCAACACTCAAGTGAATGAG CTGGAGGACAGCTGGGAGCAGGAGAAGAGGATCAGGGCAGAGGTGGAGAAAGCGAGGAGGAAAGCAGAGGGAGATCTGAAGATGACCATAGAGAACCTTAATGAGATGGAAAATGCAAAACTCAATCTGGAGGAGGTCATCAAGAA GAGAGACATTGAGATAAACAACCTGAACGCAAAGCTGGAGGATGAACAATCTCTCAGCTCCATGCTCAGCCGCAAGGTCAAAGAGCACCAG GGCCGCattgaggagctggaggaggagctggaagcTGAACGAGCCATGAGAACCAAG GTTGAGAAGCAGAGGGTAGAGCTGTCACGAGATCTGGAGGACCTCAGTGACAGGCTGGAAGAGGCAGGAGGAGCCACCGTTGCCCAG ATTGAGCAGAACAGGAAGCGGGAGGCGGACCTGCTCAAGCTCAGGCGTGAGTTGGAGGAGGCAGCGCTCCAGTCAGAGGCCACCGCTGCAGCACTGAGGAAGAAGCACTCGGATGCGATGGCAGAGCTGGGAGAGCAGCTGGAGAACCTGACCAGGCTAAAAGTCAAACTGGAGAAGGACAAACAGAGCATGAAGGCTGAGATTGAAGACCTTAATACCAGCCTTGAGTCGGCTCAGAAAGCGAAG aTGAACTCTGAGGCACACAGCCATAAGCTGGAGGACAACCTGGCAGAGGCCAATGCTCGCCTGGCTGAGATGGAGCGAACTCAGGCTGAGCTCAACGCTGCCAAAATGCATCTGACTG tggagAATAATGACCTTAGCAGGGAGCTGGAGGATGTGCAGAGTAAACTGACCCAGGTGACCAGGATTAAGGGCTCACTCACCTTGCAAATCGATGAGTTAAAGAGACAAGTGGATGAGGAGAATAAG GGTCGTAACACAGCAGTGGTGGCCTTGGCCAACTCCCGTCATGACCTCTCTCTGCTGAAGGAGCAGCTAGAGGAAGAGTCCGAGGCTCGCGGGGAGCTGCAGCGCCTCGTGTCCAAGCTCAACGCTGATGTCACCTCCTGGAGGAGCAAGTATGAGACGGATGCCATCCACCGCAccgaggagctggaggagaccAA GCGCAAACTTGCTGTACGTCTCCAGGAGGCTGAGGAGGCAGCGGAGGCGGCTCAAGCCAGAGCTGCCAGTTTGGACAAGGTCAAGCAGAGGCTGCAAGGCGAGGTGGAGGACCTCACCATAGACCTGGAGAAG tccaatgcagcagcagcagcactcgACAAGAAGCAGCGAGTTTTTGACAAGCTGGCTGCTGAGTGGAGCCAGAAGAACGAGGAGCTGCAACTGGAGCTTGACAACAGCCAGAAGGAGAGTCGCTCCTACATGACAGAGCTCTACAAGCTGAAGACCGCATACGAGGAGAGCCGGGATCAGATTGAGACCATCCGCAGGGAGAACAAAACTCTTACAG ACGAGATCAAGGAGTTAGTCGACCAGCTTGGGGAAGGAGGCCGCAGTGTCCATGAGCTGCAGAAGGCCAAGAAAAAGCTGGAGGTGGAGAAGGAAGAACTTCAGATGGCTCTGGAGGAAGCTGAAGCTTCACTAGAG gtGGAGGAAGGTAAACTGGTGCGTGTACAGCTGGAACTGGCTCAAGTCAAGGCTGACATTGATCGCAGAATCCACGAGAAGGAGGAGGAATTTGAAGTCACCAG AAAGAACCACGCACGTGCAGTGGAGTCACTTCAAGCCAGCCTGGAGGCAGAGGCCAAAGGTCGTGCAGAGGCTCtcaggatgaagaagaagatggaggGAGACTTAAATGAGATGGAGATTCAGCTGGAGCATGCTAACAGGAACAACGCCGAGCTGGTCAAAACCCTcaagaagctgcagcagcagatcaAA GACCTGCAGGTGCAGATGGACGAGGACGCCCGTCAACACAACgagctgatggagaagtacagccTCCAGGAGCGCCGTCTGTGTCTCATGcaggcagagatggaggagctgagaggAGGCCTGGAGGCGTCTGAGAGGGCCCGCAAACAAATCGAGCAGGAGCTGGTAGACATCACAGAGCGGTTCAGTGAGATCAACATGCAG AATCAGAGCCTGACTATCCTGAAGAGAAAATTGGAGGCAGACCTCTCTCGGCTGTCAAGTGAGAATGAAGAGCTAATCTCAGAGTTTCGTGCTGCGGATGAGAGAGCCAAGAAGGCTGTGATTGAT GCGACGCGACTGTGTGAAGAGCTTCGGCAGGAGCAGGAACGGAGCGCCTACCTggagaagataaaaaaaaaccaggAGCAGACTCTCAGAGACCTCACACTGAAGCTGGAGGAGGCTGAGCAGCAGGCTCTGAAGGCTGGGAAACGCACAATCCAGAAACTGGAAACCAGG ATCAAGGAGTTGGAGAATGAGCTAGACCAGGAGCAGAAGCGCCACACGGAGACGGTGAAAAACCTCCGTAAGGGAGAGCGTCGCCTCAAGGAGCTGATCTTCCAGACGGAGGAGGACCACAAGACCAATCAGCGCATGCAGGAGCTTGTGGAGAAACTCCAGAACAAGCTCAAGTCCTACAAACGGCAAATAGAGGATGCT GAGGAGCAGGCCAACAGCAGCCTGTCTAAATACAGGAAGACGGTCCATGAGCTGGATGATGCTGAGGAACGTGCTGAAATGGCAGAGATGGCCCTGAACAAAATAAGGACCAGGAATCGAGCCTCGACCACCAAGGGCTTCACCTCTGTGGAGATCGTTCAGGTCACCAAGCCTACCAGCGGGGGACAGGATGGGTAG